One window from the genome of Salisaeta longa DSM 21114 encodes:
- a CDS encoding endonuclease/exonuclease/phosphatase family protein: MPRSCVTACLALLLGALLGCQSDTASPPPAASQARSDTATAARVLIDGRFADWPAGALQHTDPAGDGASIDLERVWVSHDAERLYVRFETGAPLNLQEGNALALYLNTDGEASTGVTAHGAELVWRFGERTGTVVGPDGTQHTIAHEAIGFGSLPTVRANRFELTLDRSATPVANAPLFTADTLRVALAAPGDAAPDQGSIAYVVTPVVSVPDLAPRTLDRTEGTLRVVAYNVLRSRLFDAGARSAYTRLFKALAPDVWGFSEIYERSASATRQVVAELLPGPTWHAAKAGLDLVAVSRYPILDSYAIPGYDDWKSAAFVLDTRERWGVPSLFILMHPPCCNFADGATTRNEMRQWVVDRVAAFIRDVRAGTAPVAVPANAPIFVGGDMNFVGHAQQPNTLRTGDIIHNARLGPDAAPDWDRTPLVDARPRETHRPLHFTWIDPESSYPPGRLDYLYYSDSVLRATQSFVLNTQAMPPAVLSAHGLEASDTATASDHLPVVLDVRLRDTP; the protein is encoded by the coding sequence ATGCCTCGCTCGTGTGTTACCGCCTGTCTTGCGCTCCTCCTGGGCGCGCTGCTCGGATGCCAGTCGGATACTGCGTCGCCGCCGCCCGCCGCATCGCAGGCGCGTAGCGATACTGCAACCGCCGCCCGCGTACTCATCGATGGCCGGTTTGCCGACTGGCCCGCCGGGGCGCTGCAGCACACCGATCCTGCAGGCGACGGCGCATCCATCGACCTGGAGCGCGTGTGGGTGAGCCACGATGCCGAGCGGCTGTACGTGCGCTTCGAAACGGGGGCCCCGCTCAACCTCCAGGAAGGCAACGCCCTCGCGCTCTACCTGAATACCGACGGCGAGGCTTCCACCGGCGTCACGGCCCACGGGGCGGAGCTCGTCTGGCGCTTTGGCGAGCGCACGGGCACCGTGGTGGGCCCCGACGGCACCCAACATACGATTGCGCATGAGGCCATCGGGTTTGGCTCGTTGCCCACCGTGCGCGCCAACCGCTTCGAGCTTACGCTCGACCGCAGCGCCACGCCCGTGGCCAACGCGCCGCTCTTTACCGCCGACACGCTCCGCGTGGCGCTTGCCGCACCGGGCGATGCCGCACCCGACCAGGGCAGCATCGCGTACGTCGTAACGCCCGTCGTCTCCGTTCCAGATCTTGCGCCGCGTACGCTCGACCGTACCGAAGGCACGCTGCGCGTAGTAGCCTACAACGTGCTGCGCAGCCGCCTCTTCGATGCCGGGGCCCGCAGCGCGTACACCCGCCTCTTTAAGGCGCTCGCGCCCGATGTGTGGGGCTTTTCGGAAATTTATGAGCGCAGCGCATCGGCTACGCGGCAGGTGGTCGCCGAGCTGCTGCCGGGGCCCACGTGGCACGCGGCCAAGGCCGGGCTCGACCTGGTGGCCGTCAGCCGCTATCCGATCCTTGACAGCTACGCCATTCCGGGCTACGACGATTGGAAAAGCGCGGCCTTCGTGCTCGACACCCGCGAGCGGTGGGGCGTGCCCTCGCTGTTTATCCTGATGCATCCGCCGTGCTGCAACTTTGCCGACGGCGCCACCACGCGCAATGAGATGCGCCAGTGGGTGGTGGACCGGGTGGCGGCGTTCATCCGCGACGTGCGCGCGGGCACCGCTCCGGTCGCGGTTCCGGCCAACGCCCCGATCTTTGTGGGCGGCGACATGAACTTTGTGGGCCACGCGCAGCAGCCGAACACCCTGCGCACCGGCGACATCATCCACAACGCACGCCTCGGCCCCGACGCGGCGCCCGACTGGGATCGCACGCCGCTGGTGGATGCGCGGCCCCGCGAAACGCACCGCCCGCTGCACTTTACGTGGATCGACCCCGAAAGCTCGTATCCGCCGGGGCGGCTCGACTACCTCTACTACAGCGACAGCGTGCTGCGCGCTACGCAGTCGTTTGTGCTGAATACGCAGGCCATGCCCCCCGCCGTTTTATCCGCGCACGGTCTCGAAGCCTCCGATACCGCCACCGCGTCCGACCATCTGCCGGTCGTCTTGGATGTCCGCCTCCGCGACACCCCATAG
- the pncA gene encoding bifunctional nicotinamidase/pyrazinamidase: MQALLVVDVQNDFCPGGALAVPNGDAVVPVINDLAAAFDHVVLTQDWHPAGHQSFASSHDGNEPYDTITVDYGEQILWPDHCVQGTPGAAFHPDLNVDAAELIIRKGFRPTIDSYSAFYENDGTTPTGLTGYLQTRGIDTLVVVGLAADFCVRWTAVDGRDEGFSVSVVEEATRGIDQDGSLDAAWGAMNDAGVQVISADAARAQADA, encoded by the coding sequence ATGCAGGCATTATTGGTCGTAGACGTGCAGAACGACTTTTGTCCGGGCGGGGCGCTTGCGGTGCCCAATGGCGATGCCGTGGTGCCGGTCATCAACGATCTCGCCGCGGCTTTCGATCATGTGGTGCTGACGCAGGACTGGCATCCGGCGGGGCATCAGTCGTTTGCGTCATCGCACGACGGAAACGAACCGTACGACACCATCACGGTCGATTACGGCGAGCAAATCCTGTGGCCCGATCACTGCGTGCAGGGCACCCCGGGGGCCGCGTTCCATCCCGACCTCAACGTCGATGCAGCCGAGCTCATCATCCGCAAAGGCTTTCGGCCCACCATCGACTCGTACTCGGCGTTTTACGAAAACGACGGCACAACGCCCACCGGCCTGACCGGCTACCTGCAAACGCGGGGCATCGACACCCTCGTGGTGGTGGGGCTGGCCGCCGATTTCTGCGTTCGGTGGACGGCCGTGGACGGCCGCGACGAGGGCTTCAGCGTGTCGGTGGTGGAAGAGGCCACACGCGGCATCGACCAGGACGGATCGTTGGATGCGGCGTGGGGCGCAATGAACGACGCCGGCGTGCAGGTCATCTCGGCCGATGCAGCCCGGGCCCAAGCGGACGCATAG
- the sov gene encoding T9SS outer membrane translocon Sov/SprA — translation MHRSKTHSWYRVGGWLAVALLVASGWAVLIRELPAVAQGRRVALPLAPSDTDSTAQARPVPNAGVVRGPSDTLRADTLQADSLQTASTSRPDTGRVASYVVPSPWQRPSLFPSAQPFTQPHPLQPQTVLDSAGGYVVDTYPRDGAFYVPDSTYQAMRLRAGVQANWQSLIAQRDQSQQDRAGFGVNLAIPGGSQSAFSTIFGAPQVDLRINGQANINAGFDYRKSDRQVAISGNASQLDPRFKQDLRLGITGTIGDKLRINVDWDTNSPFNYQNQLKLKYTGYEDEIIQSVEAGNVFLNTPSQLIRGGQSLFGLKGQFQFGDLTLTTVATQQEGQAQSLTIEGGAETSTFNLRPTDYDANAHFLLGYYFRNRWNDAHNNPPNVTLFDGFGGLLEIEVWKLQTRPDPDAQNVRRAVGMVDLAEPTALVEQADRFTQPVLPRPTADQYTDAEIQRLRDGDQVASTYLTSNQMNVPLDEQSFQEGVFRKLERGREYTVDERLGYLSLTQSLQPNEALAVAYRYTVNGQTVTVGDFAADQGGTTGGQDADRLVLKLLRPSNPVQPSVQENPAAWHLALRNIYRLNGRRFTPDNFQLDISYNPPGSGNRTVIPAVAGQTPLLRVFGFDALNQNNGPEPDNRFDFVPGFTIDPSNGLLIFPDLEPFGAHLADVIASNGGDPNGAAEQYLFRDLYRLKKENAQRRQARDVYRVNGEFRGATKQFYDLKAFAGIVEGSVEVTAGGTPLQEGTDYVVDYQGGTVTITNPAYLQAGRDIQIDYEQNSFTQVQKKTLLGARAEYAVGEKYALGATLMRLSEKTPADKFRIGEEPIKNTLWGVDGSMDVQPRWLTQAIDALPLVQTKAESRVQVSGEFAQFRPGYTRTEAYERTQNELQEAGEQFAPDERRGISYIDDFEGFENSFSLRQQLDAWTLSAPPVYPQNQPAGPQADSLVSNWRATLGWYQLNENFLETLEGQTTQRGPAEATEIVDVRDVFPDRDVSGQSNPTIRTLDLYFNPWQRGPYNFTTALGDFMRQPRRTWGGITRRIPEGYTDFTLQNVEFVEFIVKPYAETPSGSPTDEAMLYVNLGSISEDVVPNNQLNDEDGLSPTFSAANLDRWSRLPGGQKNTAIDVTGQRTEDLGLDGLVSYNPPAYATPESELQKYEAFVASLDQVSRAGLSAEARTRLDAAIARARRDPSGDDYHYFSNNAYFADPSFYPTTLYPQGATVQERFSRYYAGKELNSFVAQNELAQGVSVARGNVRRPDSEDLNFNSGVDFANDYYEYAVPLSRARLDALAQPRATDDYVVGKVGEGWYKVRIPVNNFTRKVGTIDGFSRIESIRLWTTGHAAPTTVRFAALELVGSQWRNSDAVAAEEARTTQEGGAELNVTSINNEEDPVYQPPLGAIVPTTRTASGGQQRSREQSLVVRVEDLAPNTQRGVFKTYSRALDLLKYSNLRMFVHAHGAASGANVQQRIRQNARLFVRLGSSETGAYYEYEQPLVVSPVPTGSETRSQLWPDSNAVNIRLRTLNQLKVARDRSGFPIDSVYASTQAPSVRLGDAPSGTVVYVKGTPSLRNINTVVIGLRHRGVTNAILDEINLWANELRVSGYDQSTGWAALSNMNVQMADFGTVRASFEQRTAGFGSLSSTLANRSLDARQNWTVGADVSLDKLLPKAHGWQMPVTMQMQSQTTTPTFDPVRGDVRVAALVERINALPDSSLQRQYGANTSPDALREQLRDSIRTAAQNRSIQRSLTIRVSKRNSESPWLQYTMDAIGLSFSYFDRAARSPQNAINDQWQWNGTFDYQLDFGDAATVKPFWFLGGVPVLGALGNVQFNYKPQSVSFRASANRSFSQTKSRSSVAQAEAGVLPDRLANPLRENQSFQHQRTFDLQYNPFTFLNLNVSTTTQQSLNDVGARRRTNLILVDSLSRIQNVYPNLTQEEALAQGIISQADIDAGRVFEEERLMARPEDEVFRDVFFGAASPRTNTYEQRLSATFTPTFLEGETFNWIRLDNIAYNASFDWQNASEGSATGATVKNTVDVQTGITLRPNKVWERFGFFERWKEAQRSSDAAEASPAPPDTAAADSTGFLADLPWPDPLKIARGVALTFMDVPNLSFTYNASRSARSSGVGRVQDDGSIGVDYSVLDALQGQGPSLGYRLGLNRRIDPSQRIVDSLRQTTDAFRNTNRFGATTTLTPSRNVRVTLDWSAAWSNDRTVRLRPLAAGEASPDAPVSSAGQPFARISTVRGQRETSVWSFGASYRDVFANQLQTLRASAARPATDTLQARATVLTNASAASAFRKGFVSGVGTVGDGFPLPLPGWRMSYTGLSRWPFVKRFVQQATISHDYRSTYTASYQSNPTAGAIGSVALGARTFQYVRPGQSVESARLIERFNPLIGLDLTWTDALQTSIEWNTTNEVALSTSRMGVQQAETSELSFSASFRKRGLQLPFFNRIQNTLEFSLNVRRAVTDRRRYVMRTALANALSDPSFTAEQALTGDNVAPLEQTTRLTVAPQISYRVSNRVQAAFQMEYVRLQGDSNNPSFTEMRGGFNVTVNISEN, via the coding sequence GTGCATCGTAGCAAAACGCATTCATGGTATCGCGTGGGCGGATGGCTGGCCGTCGCGCTGCTTGTAGCAAGCGGCTGGGCGGTGCTCATCCGCGAGTTGCCGGCGGTGGCGCAGGGGCGCCGGGTCGCGTTGCCGCTCGCGCCCTCCGACACCGACTCTACCGCGCAGGCCCGCCCCGTGCCCAACGCGGGTGTCGTGCGGGGCCCTTCGGATACGCTCCGCGCCGACACGCTCCAAGCCGACAGCCTGCAAACAGCATCCACGTCGCGCCCGGATACCGGGCGGGTGGCCAGCTACGTGGTCCCTTCGCCCTGGCAGCGCCCGTCCCTTTTCCCCTCGGCGCAGCCCTTCACCCAGCCGCACCCTTTGCAGCCCCAAACGGTGCTCGACTCGGCCGGCGGCTACGTGGTAGACACCTACCCGCGCGACGGCGCCTTTTACGTTCCGGATAGCACGTACCAGGCCATGCGGCTTCGGGCCGGGGTGCAGGCGAACTGGCAGTCGCTCATTGCCCAGCGCGACCAGAGCCAGCAAGACCGGGCCGGGTTTGGCGTCAATCTCGCCATCCCGGGCGGCTCGCAAAGCGCCTTTTCCACCATCTTTGGCGCGCCGCAGGTTGACCTGCGCATCAACGGGCAGGCCAACATCAACGCCGGGTTCGACTACCGAAAGAGCGACCGGCAGGTGGCCATTAGCGGCAATGCCTCGCAGCTCGATCCGCGGTTTAAGCAGGACCTGCGCCTGGGCATCACCGGCACCATCGGCGACAAGCTGCGCATCAACGTCGACTGGGACACCAACAGTCCGTTCAACTACCAAAACCAGCTCAAGCTCAAGTACACGGGCTACGAAGACGAGATCATCCAGAGTGTAGAGGCGGGCAACGTGTTCTTGAACACGCCCTCGCAACTCATTCGGGGCGGGCAAAGCCTGTTTGGCCTGAAGGGCCAGTTTCAGTTTGGCGATCTCACGCTTACCACTGTGGCCACGCAGCAAGAAGGACAGGCGCAGTCGCTCACCATTGAGGGCGGCGCCGAAACGAGCACGTTCAACCTGCGCCCCACCGACTACGACGCCAACGCGCACTTTTTGCTGGGGTACTACTTTCGCAATCGGTGGAACGATGCCCACAACAATCCACCCAACGTGACGCTGTTTGACGGCTTTGGCGGGCTGTTGGAGATTGAGGTGTGGAAGCTGCAGACGCGCCCCGATCCGGATGCCCAAAACGTGCGGCGGGCGGTGGGCATGGTGGATCTGGCCGAGCCCACCGCGCTCGTCGAGCAGGCCGACCGCTTCACGCAGCCGGTGCTCCCGCGGCCCACTGCCGACCAATACACCGACGCCGAGATCCAGCGCCTGCGCGACGGCGACCAAGTGGCCAGCACGTACCTCACCTCGAACCAGATGAACGTCCCGCTCGACGAGCAGAGCTTTCAGGAGGGCGTCTTTCGGAAACTGGAGCGCGGGCGCGAATACACCGTTGATGAGCGCCTGGGCTACCTGTCGCTCACGCAGAGCCTGCAGCCCAACGAGGCGTTGGCCGTGGCGTACCGCTACACCGTGAACGGACAAACCGTAACCGTGGGCGACTTTGCGGCCGACCAGGGCGGCACCACCGGCGGACAAGACGCCGACCGGCTCGTCCTCAAGCTGCTGCGCCCTTCCAACCCCGTGCAGCCCAGCGTGCAGGAAAACCCGGCCGCGTGGCACCTGGCCCTACGCAACATCTACCGCCTCAACGGCCGCCGGTTTACCCCCGACAATTTTCAGCTCGACATTTCGTACAATCCGCCGGGCAGCGGCAACCGCACCGTTATTCCGGCGGTGGCCGGGCAAACGCCGCTGCTGCGCGTGTTCGGGTTCGACGCGCTCAACCAAAACAACGGCCCCGAGCCCGACAATCGCTTCGACTTCGTGCCCGGCTTTACCATCGACCCGAGCAACGGGCTGCTCATTTTCCCCGACCTGGAGCCTTTTGGCGCGCACCTCGCCGATGTGATTGCCTCCAACGGCGGCGACCCCAACGGAGCGGCCGAGCAGTACCTGTTTCGGGACCTCTACCGGCTCAAAAAAGAGAACGCGCAGCGCCGGCAGGCGCGCGACGTGTACCGCGTCAACGGGGAGTTTCGCGGGGCGACGAAGCAGTTCTACGACCTGAAGGCGTTTGCCGGCATCGTAGAAGGCTCGGTGGAAGTGACCGCCGGGGGCACGCCGCTGCAAGAGGGCACCGACTACGTGGTGGACTACCAGGGCGGCACGGTAACCATCACCAATCCGGCGTACTTGCAGGCGGGCCGCGACATCCAGATCGATTACGAGCAGAACTCCTTCACGCAGGTCCAAAAGAAGACCCTCCTCGGGGCGCGCGCGGAGTACGCCGTCGGCGAGAAGTACGCCCTGGGGGCCACGCTGATGCGCCTCAGCGAAAAGACGCCGGCCGATAAGTTTCGCATCGGCGAGGAGCCCATCAAGAACACGCTGTGGGGTGTAGACGGCTCAATGGACGTGCAGCCGCGCTGGCTCACGCAGGCGATTGACGCCTTGCCGCTGGTGCAAACAAAAGCCGAAAGCCGCGTGCAGGTCTCGGGCGAGTTTGCACAGTTCCGCCCCGGTTACACGCGCACCGAGGCGTACGAGCGAACGCAAAACGAATTGCAGGAGGCCGGCGAGCAGTTTGCCCCGGACGAACGCCGGGGCATCTCCTATATCGACGACTTCGAGGGCTTCGAAAACTCGTTCTCGCTGCGGCAACAGCTCGATGCCTGGACGCTGAGCGCGCCGCCGGTGTATCCGCAAAATCAGCCTGCCGGCCCGCAGGCCGACTCGCTGGTGTCGAACTGGCGGGCGACGCTGGGCTGGTATCAGCTCAACGAAAACTTCCTGGAGACGCTTGAAGGCCAAACCACGCAGCGCGGCCCGGCCGAGGCCACCGAGATCGTCGACGTGCGCGATGTCTTTCCGGATCGGGACGTGAGCGGGCAGTCGAACCCGACCATCCGCACGCTCGACCTGTACTTCAATCCGTGGCAGCGTGGGCCGTACAACTTCACCACGGCGCTGGGCGACTTCATGCGCCAACCCAGGCGCACCTGGGGCGGCATCACGCGGCGCATCCCGGAAGGCTACACCGACTTTACGCTCCAAAACGTGGAGTTCGTGGAGTTCATCGTGAAGCCGTATGCCGAAACGCCGAGCGGCAGCCCCACCGATGAGGCGATGCTCTACGTAAACCTCGGGTCGATCTCGGAGGACGTGGTGCCCAACAATCAGCTCAACGACGAGGATGGGCTCTCGCCCACGTTTAGCGCGGCAAACCTCGATCGGTGGAGCCGCCTGCCGGGCGGGCAGAAGAATACGGCGATCGACGTTACCGGCCAGCGCACCGAAGACCTGGGGCTCGACGGGCTGGTGTCGTACAACCCGCCGGCGTACGCCACGCCCGAAAGCGAGCTTCAGAAATACGAGGCGTTTGTGGCATCGCTCGATCAGGTCAGCCGGGCGGGGCTCTCGGCCGAGGCCCGCACCCGCCTCGACGCCGCGATTGCCCGCGCGCGCCGCGACCCGTCCGGCGACGACTATCACTACTTTAGCAACAACGCGTACTTCGCCGATCCATCGTTCTATCCGACCACCCTCTACCCGCAGGGCGCGACCGTGCAAGAGCGCTTCAGCCGCTACTACGCCGGCAAGGAGCTGAACTCCTTCGTCGCGCAAAACGAGCTGGCACAGGGCGTAAGCGTGGCCCGCGGCAACGTGCGGCGCCCCGACAGCGAGGACCTCAACTTCAACAGCGGGGTCGATTTTGCCAACGACTACTACGAGTACGCGGTGCCGCTCAGCCGCGCGCGCCTCGATGCCCTGGCCCAACCGCGCGCGACCGACGACTACGTGGTGGGGAAGGTGGGTGAGGGCTGGTACAAGGTGCGCATCCCCGTCAACAACTTCACGCGTAAGGTGGGCACCATTGATGGGTTTAGCCGCATCGAGTCGATTCGGCTGTGGACGACCGGCCATGCGGCGCCGACGACGGTTCGGTTTGCGGCGCTGGAGCTGGTGGGCAGCCAATGGCGCAACTCGGACGCCGTGGCCGCCGAGGAGGCGCGCACGACGCAAGAAGGCGGCGCCGAGCTCAACGTGACGAGCATCAACAACGAGGAAGACCCCGTGTATCAGCCGCCGCTGGGCGCCATTGTGCCGACCACGCGCACGGCGAGTGGCGGGCAGCAGCGCAGCCGCGAGCAGTCGCTCGTCGTGCGCGTGGAGGACCTGGCCCCCAACACCCAGCGCGGCGTGTTTAAGACGTACAGCCGCGCCCTCGATCTGCTCAAGTACTCGAACCTGCGAATGTTTGTGCATGCGCACGGCGCAGCGTCGGGCGCCAACGTGCAGCAGCGCATCCGGCAGAACGCGCGCCTCTTTGTGCGCCTCGGGTCGAGCGAAACCGGCGCCTACTACGAGTACGAGCAGCCGCTGGTGGTGAGCCCGGTGCCCACCGGAAGCGAAACGCGCAGCCAGCTCTGGCCCGACAGCAACGCTGTAAACATCCGGCTGCGTACGCTCAACCAGCTGAAGGTGGCGCGCGACCGCAGCGGCTTTCCCATTGACTCGGTGTATGCGAGCACGCAAGCGCCCAGCGTGCGGCTGGGCGATGCTCCATCCGGAACCGTTGTGTATGTCAAGGGCACGCCCTCGCTGCGCAACATTAACACCGTCGTGATTGGGCTGCGGCATCGCGGGGTCACGAACGCCATCCTCGACGAGATAAACCTGTGGGCCAACGAGCTGCGCGTGTCGGGCTACGACCAGTCGACCGGGTGGGCGGCGCTGAGCAACATGAACGTGCAAATGGCCGATTTTGGCACGGTGCGCGCGAGCTTCGAGCAGCGCACCGCCGGTTTCGGATCGCTCTCTAGCACCCTCGCCAACCGGAGCCTCGACGCCCGCCAGAATTGGACGGTGGGCGCCGATGTGAGCCTAGACAAGCTACTGCCCAAGGCCCACGGGTGGCAGATGCCGGTAACCATGCAGATGCAATCGCAAACGACAACGCCTACGTTCGATCCGGTGCGGGGCGACGTGCGCGTGGCAGCCCTCGTCGAACGCATCAACGCGTTGCCCGACAGCAGCCTGCAACGGCAGTACGGCGCCAACACGTCGCCCGATGCGCTGCGCGAGCAACTGCGTGATAGCATTCGCACCGCCGCTCAAAACCGCAGCATACAGCGCTCGCTGACAATCCGCGTGAGCAAGCGCAACTCCGAGTCGCCGTGGCTGCAGTACACCATGGACGCGATCGGCCTCAGCTTTAGCTACTTCGACCGTGCCGCGCGCTCGCCGCAAAACGCGATCAACGATCAGTGGCAATGGAATGGGACCTTCGATTATCAGCTCGACTTTGGTGATGCGGCGACCGTAAAACCCTTCTGGTTTTTGGGCGGCGTGCCGGTGCTCGGCGCGCTTGGGAATGTGCAGTTTAACTACAAGCCCCAATCCGTTAGTTTTCGGGCGAGCGCGAACCGGTCGTTTAGCCAAACCAAGAGCCGGTCCAGCGTAGCCCAGGCCGAGGCAGGCGTGCTGCCCGACCGGCTCGCCAATCCGCTCCGCGAGAACCAGTCGTTCCAGCACCAGCGCACGTTCGACCTGCAGTACAACCCGTTCACGTTTCTCAACCTGAACGTGAGCACCACCACGCAGCAAAGCCTCAACGATGTGGGCGCGCGCCGGCGCACGAACCTCATCTTGGTCGATTCGCTCAGCCGCATTCAGAACGTCTACCCGAATCTCACGCAAGAGGAAGCCCTGGCGCAGGGGATTATCTCGCAGGCGGACATCGACGCGGGCCGCGTGTTTGAAGAAGAGCGCCTCATGGCCCGGCCCGAGGACGAGGTCTTCCGCGACGTATTCTTTGGCGCCGCAAGCCCGCGCACCAACACCTACGAGCAGCGGCTAAGCGCCACGTTTACGCCCACGTTCTTGGAGGGCGAAACGTTCAACTGGATTCGGCTCGATAACATCGCATACAACGCGTCGTTTGACTGGCAGAACGCGTCAGAGGGCAGCGCCACCGGCGCCACGGTGAAAAACACGGTGGATGTGCAAACCGGCATTACACTGCGGCCGAACAAGGTGTGGGAGCGGTTCGGGTTTTTTGAGCGGTGGAAGGAGGCGCAGCGCAGCAGCGACGCAGCAGAGGCATCGCCCGCGCCACCGGATACCGCTGCAGCAGACAGCACCGGTTTCCTTGCCGACCTGCCGTGGCCCGATCCGCTGAAGATAGCCCGTGGGGTGGCGCTCACGTTTATGGATGTGCCCAATCTTTCGTTTACCTACAACGCCTCACGAAGCGCGCGCTCCTCGGGCGTTGGCCGGGTGCAAGACGACGGCTCCATTGGCGTCGATTACAGCGTGCTCGACGCCCTGCAGGGCCAGGGCCCGTCGCTGGGCTACCGGCTGGGGCTGAATCGGCGCATCGATCCATCGCAGCGCATCGTGGATTCGCTCCGCCAGACGACGGATGCGTTTCGGAATACCAACCGCTTTGGCGCCACCACCACGCTGACGCCCAGCCGCAACGTGCGCGTGACGCTCGACTGGAGCGCGGCCTGGAGCAACGATCGCACCGTGCGGCTGCGGCCGCTTGCGGCGGGTGAGGCGTCGCCCGATGCACCCGTTTCGAGCGCCGGGCAGCCGTTTGCGCGTATTTCGACGGTGCGTGGGCAACGCGAGACCTCGGTGTGGAGCTTTGGGGCCTCGTATCGCGATGTGTTTGCCAACCAGCTGCAAACCTTGCGGGCGTCGGCCGCGCGCCCGGCCACCGATACCTTGCAGGCCCGCGCCACGGTGCTTACCAACGCGAGCGCCGCGTCGGCTTTCCGTAAGGGTTTCGTGAGCGGCGTGGGCACCGTCGGCGACGGATTTCCGCTTCCGCTGCCGGGGTGGCGCATGTCGTACACCGGCCTTTCGCGCTGGCCGTTCGTGAAGCGCTTCGTGCAGCAGGCCACCATAAGCCACGACTACCGAAGCACCTACACCGCGTCGTACCAATCGAACCCGACGGCCGGCGCCATTGGGTCCGTAGCCCTCGGGGCCCGCACGTTTCAGTATGTGCGCCCAGGCCAGTCCGTAGAAAGCGCACGACTCATCGAACGGTTCAATCCGCTCATTGGGCTGGATCTTACGTGGACGGATGCCCTGCAAACCAGCATCGAGTGGAACACGACCAACGAGGTGGCGCTCAGCACCTCGCGCATGGGCGTGCAGCAGGCCGAGACCAGCGAGTTGTCGTTCAGTGCTTCCTTCCGCAAGCGGGGCCTTCAACTTCCGTTCTTCAACCGCATTCAGAACACGCTCGAATTCTCATTAAACGTCCGGCGCGCGGTCACCGATCGGCGCCGCTACGTGATGCGCACCGCCCTGGCAAATGCCCTCAGCGATCCGTCGTTTACGGCCGAGCAGGCGCTCACGGGCGACAACGTGGCCCCGCTTGAGCAGACCACGCGCCTCACCGTTGCGCCCCAAATCTCGTACCGCGTCAGCAATCGCGTGCAGGCGGCATTTCAAATGGAATACGTGCGGCTGCAAGGCGACAGCAACAATCCGTCGTTCACCGAAATGCGTGGTGGCTTTAACGTGACGGTCAACATCAGCGAAAATTGA
- a CDS encoding response regulator: MNAPATLPRVLAVEDNAETQLLLHHLLKTSFDVTVVDGVEEALEAADVLTFHVLLLDINLSEQRTGTDLLALLRERDHLRSVPAIALTAYAMPGDRDHFLEAGFDAYISKPFTRDDLTGAIARVLEADA, from the coding sequence ATGAATGCGCCCGCCACTCTGCCTCGCGTCCTTGCCGTAGAAGACAACGCTGAAACGCAGTTGCTCCTGCATCACCTGCTCAAAACGTCGTTCGACGTTACGGTGGTGGATGGCGTAGAGGAGGCCCTGGAAGCCGCCGATGTGCTCACGTTTCATGTGCTGCTCCTCGACATCAACCTGAGCGAGCAGCGCACCGGCACCGACCTGCTCGCCCTGCTACGGGAGCGCGATCATCTGCGCAGCGTGCCGGCCATTGCCCTAACCGCCTACGCCATGCCCGGCGACCGCGATCACTTTTTGGAGGCGGGCTTCGACGCGTACATCAGCAAGCCGTTTACGCGCGACGATCTTACCGGCGCCATTGCACGCGTGCTGGAAGCTGACGCCTAA